The segment TTCTGTTTTTTTACCATAATGATCGCCATAAATTTCACGACAAGCCTCATCATAGCGTAGTCCTTGTTGCATTAATGGTAGAAGTTTATATAAAGCTTTAAGGGATAATTGGATAAATTTATCAAAACTAAGATTTTCCAATAAGGCATTTAATACAGGCTGAGAGAGTTTTCCTGCTAAGTAAGCGCTGATATCTTCATCAGTTTTATATAATGAAAATGCCGTACCAATTTCATCTAATAATGTTGGATTTGCCTTTAATTCTGCCCATTCAGCTTTTAGGTTATTACCTTCCAATACTTTACGAATTTGGTGATAGGCTTTCATTTCCATCAGTACTGCTTTAGTTTCAATGGCCTTTTTATCCTCACCGGAATAACGGAGGCCTTTAAAGATTGCCTCATCAGATAATTTTAATATTGAGCGTACTTGTGAATAGAATAATCTATTTTTGTCATAAGGTTGCTCCATTAATGCTAAACGTTCATTATCATTTAAAGCACGCTCTAAGCCATTTTCTTGAATACGTAAATTATTTAATTTCGTTATCCAAACAAAACGTTCTGCGGAATAAGTGTTCTTAGCTGCCTTATATTCATCTTCAAAAGTACATTTACCGAGCATTTTTAAAATAGCTTCACCAGATAAGGCAGGTTTTTGCCACATTAAAAGTGCGGTCAAATTTTCTAATAATTTTTCTGAAGCGAATGGATTACCAAAGTGTTGTTGACGAGAGAAGAGGAGTTCCATTTCGGCGAGTAAGTCTAGTCGGCTAAACGTGTGAGTATAGGCGCCTTGTTGGTTACGGATATGACCTTCTTCGACCTCAAATTTTTTTACGGCAAGTTCTGCTGGCGAGCGATATGTAGCTTGCTGCAGTAATTTATGATTATTGTCTACACCGCTTAATAACGCACCTAGCTCTTTATTTTCGCTTTTACTTTCATTTTTACGCTGAGATAAATAACCACGGTGCTTAATTAAATGTAATAACACAGCAGCCCATTCTTGGCGTTCTAGTTTATGATCTAGACCTTCGACACGTAGCTGCCAAACTTGATGAGGAAGACGTTCATCAGTGGATAATAGGATATTTTCTGATTTTAGAAGTCGTTTTGCTTTTTTCAGACGAGCAACGCGACGTTGAGTTAATCGACGAGCGGAGCGGGCTAAACGGCGAGAAAGCGCAAGGCTTTCACCTGTTTTGGGCACTTCTGCTCGTTCGAAAGTACGTACACCAACATCAATTAAACGCAGAGGATTCTCTTTTTCGTCAATTTCAACCACAGCCCAGCCAACAGAGGCGATACCAAGGTCGAGACCAAGGATATAATTTAAGTTTTTATTTTCCATAAGGTTGGTTCCTTTTTATTAGTTTTTTTGTTTAAATTTTAACAGATTTTTGCATAAAAAATATATTGACGATAAAAAAATAAATAGATAGAATTCACCTCGTTGTAATGGCACTGCGAAATGAAAAACGTTGTTACAATAAGAGAAAAGATTTCTCGCAAAGCTCTGTCCCTTGAAATGTAAGTTTCAAGGGACATCTTTTTTCTGCTTATTTAGAAAATAAAGATGTGAGAGCAGGTTAACAAAAATAAAAAAACGCTTAATAAAATTATTAAGCGTTTTTTTATTGACGAAAATTTATAAATTTTTGACCGCACTTTATAGGAAATTATTTAGCTTGTTTCTTCGCTTTTTTCCATTTCCAAAATAGGAATAGGGCTAGAATACCGATTAGGATATAAATCACGAGTTGGCCTTTTTTAATTTGCTCGTGTAACCAATCTAAATTTTTCGCACCAAATTCGCCAAGGTAAACCCAAATTGGCACAGAAATAATCGCGGCACAGAAATCAATTAATACAAAGCGAGTGTAGCTGACGCGACGGGTAATGCCAGAAACCATATAAATTGGTGCGCGTAATCCTGGAAGGAAACGAGCAACAAATAATACACGGTTGCCGTATTGGTCAAATTTTTCACGTACCATTTTGAGGCGTTCTAATGTGACGATTTTACGCATTGGTCGGAAACGTAAAATGCGCGTGCCGTAAATGCGGCCAAGCCAGTACATGGTTGAATCACCGGCAAGTACGCCAATCATACTCACGACTAACATTAAGTGGGAATTGACACTTTCAGGATAGAGGCCAGCAATCACACCGCCGGAAACAAGCGTGATATCTTCTGGAATGGGTACACCAAAGCCACAAATAATCAGAACAAATAGCACCGCCCAATAACCGTAATCGGTAAAAAAGCTGATAAGAAATTCCATTTGAAACCCACTTACAATCAGTTAGTTAAAATTAATTAAAAATTGGGGCTTATTTTAATCGCTTTGCCTTGAAAAGCCTAGAAAAAATTTGCTGTGTAAATTTGCATTGTGGGGCTGAATATTTTATAATCCGTCGCTCTCAAGGTTTGTCTTTGAGCAAATTTAGGAAAATTGCTGGGTCGCCTGCAATTTTTTATTTTAAACTTTTAATCAAGAGAACATGAAAATGGCATTTAAATTTAACGCTGAAGTTCGTCAAGCGCAAGGTAAGGGTGCGAGCCGCCGCCTGCGTCACAACGGTCAAATCCCTGCAATCATTTATGGTGGCAGCGAAGCACCTGTTTCAATCATCTTAAATCACGATGAATTAAACAACGCGCAAGCTCACGATTCTTTCTATAGCGATGTAATCACTTTAGTGGTTGAAGGTAAAGAAGTTGCAGTGAAAGTTCAAGCAATGCAACGTCACCCATTCAAACCAAAATTGGTTCACATTGACTTCAAACGTGCTTAATTTTTAGCTTGTGATAAGAACACCAATAATGATGAGTTATTGGTGTTTTTTCTTTTCGGGCAAAGTGCGGTCAAATTTGAAATCGTTTTAGGAGTATTTTCCAATGAAGATAGCCTTAGGCATTGAATATAACGGAAAACAGTATTGTGGATGGCAGCGACAAGAGAAAGTGCGCAGTGTACAAGAAGAATTAGAAAAAGCGTTATCTTTCGTGGCAAATGAAAAAATTGAAGTGTTTTGTGCGGGAAGAACAGATTCCGGTGTGCATGGCACAGGGCAAGTCGTGCATTTTGAAACCACAGCAGTTCGTCCTGAAAAAGCTTGGGCATTTGGGACCAATGCGAATTTGCCTGATGATATTTCGGTGAGTTGGGCAAAAGTGGTGGATGATGAATTCCATGCACGTTTTTCGGCAACAGCGCGTCGTTATCGCTATATTTTGTATTGCAATAAATTGCGTTCAGCCATTTTGCCGGAAGGGATTACCCATTGCCATTTAGATTTAGACGAAAAGAAAATGCACCAAGCGGGGCAGTTCTTATTGGGGGAAAATGATTTTTCCTCTTTCCGCGCGGCACAATGTCAATCGAATACCCCTTGGCGAAATGTGCATCATTTAAACGTGGTGCGAAAAGGACAGTACGTTATTGTGGATATTCAAGCTAATGCTTTTGTGCATCATATGGTGCGAAATATTGTTGGAAGCTTGATTGAAGTTGGTGCAGGCAATCAACCTGTTGAGTGGATGAAATGGTTGTTGGAGCAAAAAGATCGTAAATTAGCCGCCCCAACCGCGAAACCTGAAGGTCTGTATTTAGTCAATGTGATTTACCCTGAAAAATTTGCGATTCCACAGAAAAATTTAGGGCCCTTGTTTTTAGAAGATAATCTCATCTGACTAGCAAATTTCGCTAAATTATGATTAAATACGCAAACTTTTCTAGTTAATAAAAAAGGTAAAAAATGAGCTGGATTGATAGAATTTTTAGCAAAGGAACCTCTTCCTCTGCATCACGTAAAGCTAACGTACCAGAAGGGGTTTGGACAAAATGTACCTCTTGTGAACAAGTGCTTTATGGTGAAGAAGTAAAACGTAATTTATATGTTTGTCCAAAATGCGGTCATCATATGCGTATTGATGCTCGTGAGCGCCTTTTAGCCTTGTTAGATGAAGGTTCAAGCCAAGAATTATCGGCTGATTTAGAACCTAAAGATATTCTTAAATTTAAAGATTTAAAAAAATATAAAGATCGTATTACTGCTGCACAAAAAGAAACCGGTGAAAAAGATGCATTAATCACCATGACCGGTACACTTTACAATATGCCGATTGTTGTTGCGGCTTCAAACTTTAGTTTCATGGGCGGCTCAATGGGATCGGTTGTGGGTGCAAAATTTATGAAAGCAGCAGAAAAAGCAATGGAATTAAATTGTCCGTTTGTTTGTTTCTCTGCAAGTGGTGGCGCACGTATGCAAGAAGCACTTTTCTCCTTAATGCAAATGGCGAAAACTAGTGCGGTTTTGGCAAAAATGCGTGAAAAAGGCGTGCCGTTTATTTCGGTATTAACGGATCCAACACTAGGTGGGGTATCTGCAAGTTTTGCGATGTTAGGTGATGTAAACATCGCTGAGCCAAAAGCATTAATCGGTTTCGCAGGCCCACGTGTTATCGAACAAACCGTACGTGAGAAATTACCAGAAGGCTTCCAACGTAGTGAATTCTTACTTGAGAAAGGGGCGATTGATATGATCGTGAAACGTTCAGAAATGCGTTCAACCCTTGGAAACCTTTTAAGCAAACTCACCAATCAACCTTCACCTTTTGTTGAAGTAGAAGTTGTTGAAAATGCCTAATACAATGAATTTAAAAGCCACTTCGCCACTCGCAGAGTGGCTTTCTTATTTGGAAAACAGTCATTTTAAAGCGATTGATTTAGAGCTAGAGCGTATTAAATCAGTGGCAGAAGAACTAGATCTGTTGAATCCCGCACCTTATGTAATTACGGTGGGGGGGACAAATGGCAAAGGCACGACTTGTCGTTTGCTTGAAACGATTTTGTTAAATTACGGTTTGCGTGTTGGCGTGTATTCTTCACCGCATTTATTGCGTTATAACGAGCGGGTTCGTATTCAAAATCAAGACTTGCCAGATGAAATGCATACTGCTTCTTTTGATTTTATCGAAAAACATAAAACGCAGTCGCTCACTTATTTTGAATTTAGCACGTTGTCGGCTTTGCATTTATTTAAACAGGCGAAGCTTGATGTTGTGATTTTAGAAGTGGGGCTTGGTGGACGTTTGGACGCAACGAATATTGTCGATAATGATCTGGCGGTCATCACCAGTATTGATATTGATCATACGGATTTTCTAGGTTCAACGCGTGAAGAAATTAGCTTTGAAAAAGCAGGCATTTTCCGTGCGAATAAACCGGTTGTGATTGGCGAACCAAATGTCCCTCGACCTATGTTAGAACAAGCGGAGAAATTACATTGCCATGTTTCACGCCGAGATGTTAATTGGTCGTTTAAAGCCAATGAGCAAACTTGGATGTGGCAGAGCAACAAAGTGCGGTTAGAAAATCTACCGTTTTGCCAAATTCCATTAGCTAATGCAGCAACCGCTTTGGCGGCCGTTGAGCAATGGCCTTTTGATATTTCTGTAGACACCATTAAACGTTCATTAATTGAAGTAGAATTAGTAGGTCGTTTCCAACAATTGAAAGGTTATCTGCTAGAAAAATTGGCAGATCGCTTGAATGTACCTTATTCACAGTTGCCAAAAGTGATCATTGATGTGGGGCATAATCCTCATGCAGCAAAATATTTAGCTGAAAAATTGATCGCACTTAAAACACAAATTTCAGGGCGCATCATTGCGGTTTGCGGTATGTTAAAAGATAAAGATGCGGAGTCGGTGTTTTCCCAACTGACTTCCGTTATTGACCAATGGCATTGTGTAACATTAGGCGGTTACCGTGGTCAATCTGGCGATGACCTAAATGCAAAATTAACAACCGTTTGCCCATCAGCAAAAAGTGTTTCTGAAGATTCTGTAGCTGAAGGTGTGCAAAGTGCGGTTAAAAATGCCGATAAAAATGACATTGTGCTGGTATTTGGATCTTTCCACACAGTGGGAGAGTTTTTGGAATATTTAGCATAATGAAAAATAATAAAGGCTGGTTTTGACCAGCCTTTTTGTTTTTAAAGTATTTTGTGAAAGTAATCACTTAATTCTGAGTATTGGAATGTAAATCCGCAATCTAACAAATGTTTTGGATAGGCATTCTGACTGTCTAATAGAATGCAAGCGCGTTCACCGAGAAGAGAAGTGAGTAAGAATTGAGGCACTTGAGCAAAACAAGGACGATGTAATGCTTGACCTAATAATTGGTTGAATGTCTTGTTTTTAACAGGATGTGGCGCGGTAAAATTAAATGCCCCTTCACAATTGCTATGATCAAGTAAAAAAATCAATCCTTTTACCATATCCTCTAATGCGATCCAGCTCCAATATTGCTTGCCATTCCCTAATTTGCCACCTAATCCGAAGCGATAGAGCGGGAGCATTTTTGCAAAAGCACCACCTTTTGGAGAAAGCACTAATCCGGTTCTCACTAAACAGACTCTTGTGTTGGCTTGTTTTGCTGCATTTTCCCAATCAATACAAAGTTGTGCGGTAAATTGACTACTTGGATGAGTGTCTTCGGTGATCACGTATTCGCCACGGTCTCCATAAATTCCTGTTGCTGAACCTGAAATCAAGACAGGGAGATGCTCACTTTGGTTAATAAGTTGGACAATCTGCTGTGTTAAATTAATGCGGCTATGACGTAGTTTCTCTTTTTGTTGAACTGTCCATTTTTTATCGAAGATGGGTTCACCGGCAAGATTAATAACCGCATCAAAGGTATTTAAGTCTTTGAGTGTGTAAAGTGCGGTCAAAAATTGCGGTGTTTTTTCAGAAAAAATAGCTTGGGCTTTTTCAATGGAGCGAGTCAGTACAGTAACGCTATCGCCACGTGAAAGTAGTGATTCAACTAATGCTTTTCCTACAAATCCCGTTCCACCGGTCACTAAGATATTCATTATAGGCTGCTTTCAAAAAGCGTTTGAATTTGCTCTAGAAGCGATTTGATTGTTGTCTCTTTTGTTGGTGTAACAAAAATGGTGTCATCTCCCGCAATCGTACCTAAAATGCCTTCTGGTTTACCAATGGAATCCAATAAGCGAGCAATCAACTGTGCCGCACCTGGAGAGGTTTTGATGACGATGACGAAATCATTGTGATCGATATCTAAAACCAGATTTTTTAATGGACTGCTGGTAGCGGGCACACTCAATTCGCTTGGTAAGCAATAGACCATTTCCATTTTTGTGTTTCTCGCACGAACCGCGCCAAATTTACTTAGCATGCGTGAAACTTTAGATTGGTTGATGGTTTGAAATCCTTGGTTTTTTAAGGCATCAACAATTTCGCTTTGAGACGCAAATCGTTCTTGATTAAGAAGTTCTTTAAATGCTTTTGTTAATTGATCAGACATAGTTATTCTCATATAGGCGTATTTGCATAAGAATTGCATAAAAATTCATTTTATGCAATTAAAATAAACTTATCGTTTGAAAAGTTTGAGCTAGATCGCATAATTGAATTTCTTTGTTTGTAATTTAATGACTAAGACTTTAAAATTCTACCTAGTTAGGATTAATTAATACATGAGGAGTATTTTATGAAAGTTGCAGTATTAGGCGCAGCAGGCGGTATTGGTCAAGCATTAGCCTTATTACTTAAATTACAATTACCCGCTGAAAGTGAATTATCGCTTTACGATATTGCACCAGTGACACCTGGTGTGGCTAAAGATGTGAGTCATATCCCAACAGCGGTGAAAGTAGAAGGTTTTGCAGGAGAAGATCCAACACCTGCACTTAAAGGTGCCGATGTCGTTTTAATTTCTGCAGGGGTAGCACGTAAACCGGGTATGGATCGTTCAGATCTTTTCAATATCAATGCGGGTATCGTGCGTAACTTAATTGAACATATTGCAAAAACTTGTCCAAAAGCTTGTGTAGGTATTATTACCAACCCTGTGAACACGACTGTTGCGATTGCTGCAGAAGTATTGAAAAAAGCGGGTGTTTATGACAAACGTAAATTATTCGGTGTCACCACTTTAGACGTGTTACGTTCTGAAACATTCGTATCTGAATTAAAAGGCTTAAATGTTTCTCGTACAAGCGTACCAGTTATTGGTGGACACTCAGGTGTAACTATTCTTCCATTACTTTCACAAGTTCAATATGCTGAGTGGAAAGAAGAGGAAATTGCACCATTAACAAAACGTATCCAAAATGCAGGTACTGAAGTGGTTGAAGCAAAAGCAGGTGGCGGTTCTGCGACACTTTCTATGGCTCAAGCTGCAGCACGTTTTGCGCGTTCATTAGTGAAAGGCTTAAGTGGCGAAACTGTGGTTGAATGTACTTATGTAGAAGGTGATGGTAAATATGCACGTTTCTTCGCTCAACCAGTACGTTTAGGTAAAGAAGGTGTAGAAGAAATTTTACCAATCGGTACCTTAAGCAAATTTGAACAAGACGCTTTAGAAGCAATGTTACCAACATTGCGTGCAGATATTGAATTAGGCGAAAAATTTATTAACGGTTAATTTAATTCTATTTCTAGAGAAGAGGAGCTGTATGCTCCTCTTTTTTTATAGGAAAACGATTAAACATAAAAAAGTTAAGAAAAAGCGTGATTTAGCTCACAAATTTGAACATTGCTATTTGCAATATAAAGGACTTTGCCGTATTCTTAAATCACTAAAAACAAGTGCTATTTTTAAATAGCCGACATCTATTTTGCTTTCCGAGTAGTGCCCCAGTGGGGCACTTTTTTTTGCCTTATTTTTAGTTGAAGCATAAAAAAGTGCGGTCAAAAAACATTGGATTTTCTGACCGCACTTTTAAAATGAATGCTAAGCGAAAGAATTATTCAAACATTGCTGAAATAGATTCTTCATTGCTGATACGACGAATTGCTTCAGCAAGCATAGTTGAAAGAGTCAGCACGCGTACTTTACCAAGCGCTTTCATTTCAGGTGAAAGTGGCACAGTATCCGTTACCACGATTTCATCAATGGCATCGCTCGCTAAGTGTTGTGCTGCTGCACCAGAGAATACGGCGTGAGTTGCGTAAGCAAATACGCGTTTTGCACCGCGTTCTTTTAATGCTTCAGCCGCTTTACATAGCGTACCACCTGTATCAATCATATCATCAACAAGGATACAATCACGATCTGCGACATCCCCGATAATATGCATAACTTGTGATACGTTTGCACGTGGACGACGTTTATCGATAATCGCCATCTCTGTATCATTTAATAATTTCGCTACTGCACGAGCACGAACAACACCACCGATATCTGGAGAAACAACGATAGGATTGACAAGATCCGTTTTCTTCAAGATATCATCAAGTAAAACTGGTGAACCGAATACGTTATCAACAGGTACATCAAAGAAACCTTGGATTTGCTCTGCGTGTAAGTCACAAGTTAATAAGCGGTCAATCCCTACAGTTGAAAGTAAATCTGCCACCACTTTTGCAGTGATTGGAACACGAGCAGAACGCACACGACGATCTTGACGAGCATAACCAAAATAAGGAACAACGGCAGTAATACGGCCGGCAGATGCACGACGTAAAGCATCAACCATTACAATCAATTCCATCAGGTTGTCATTCGTTGGTGCACAAGTAGATTGAATAATAAACACGTCTGCACCACGCACATTTTCATTAATTTGCACTTGGATTTCACCATCGCTAAAGCGTCCAACAGTGGCATCGCCTAATGAAATGTAAAGACGTTCAGAAATCTTTTTCGCTAGCTCAGGCGTAGCATTTCCAGCAAAGAGTTTAATGTCTGGCATTTTATATAACCTCAGGTTGAGTGTAGATTGATTGGTTGGTCGAGAGTTGTTTCAACATCACATGTAATGGTGAAACGTTTAATCCTTTAGCAACAAAGCCGAAAAATTCCTTCGGTTTTTGTTGGAAAACAGCTTGTGCTGCTTTTTCATCATTAAATTCAGCAAAAACACAAGCTCCGGTTCCGGTTAATCTGGCTGGTGCATATTGTAGCAACCATAGTAGGGCTTTTTCAACTTCAGGATATTGAGTTCGCACGACTTTTTCGCAATCGTTTGCAAACGGTTGATTCAAAAGTTCGGCAAGGGATCTTTTTTCTGTATTGCGAGGCAAATCGGGATCACTAAAGACCACTGCAGTAGAAATTGCCGTTTCAGGTTTTAGTACCACATAATATTTTTCTTGTGGTTCGCAGTATTGAATTTTTTCACCTACACCTTCTGCAAAAGCGGCTTGGCCATGAACGAAGATAGGCACATCAGCCCCGAGTTTTAGCCCAATCTCGGCAAGTTCATCAATAGATAAATTAGTTTGCCATAAATAGTTTAAAGCAAGGAGAGTCGTTGCTGCATTGGATGAACCGCCACCAATACCACCGCCCATTGGCAGAATTTTATCTAAATGAATTGTGGCACCGAGGGTACAGCCTGTTTTTCCTTGTAGTAGTGTCGCTGCACGATAGATTAAATTTTGCTCTAGAGGTAAGCCAGGAATTTCTGGTGTGATGTGGATTTGTTTATCTTGGCGAATATCAATGGTGAGCCAATCTCCGAAATCAAGAAATTGGAAAAGCGTTTGTAATTCGTGGTAACCGTTTGGCAGTTTACCGTTTATGTAGAGAAATAAATTGAGTTTTGCGGGGCTTGGAAAGCGGTTAGGCTTTCCAAGAGAAGTTGAAAGTGCGGTTGAAAAGTGATGTGTTTTCATTAGAACGCCCATTCATCCACACGAATTTTTAGGGTTTGCGATGTACTTTTGTTCTTTAACAGAATATTTTCAGGCATCGAATTATCTGCATGATAACTTAAGTAATCGGCTGTCCACATCGATCCATCAAGTGGGTAGCTAAATTCGGATAAAAGATGATTTGTTCCAACTTGGTAATCTGCATTATCAGCTGGCTGACCTTTTAACCAATAAGATAAATGCTCTAATGGCACATCCATTCCGATGATTTCACGTAACAATAATTTGGCATTTTTATCTGATTGCTGATTGCCTTTATTATCTGAAATCGTCATACCGTTTGGATGCATTTCCATAGTTAGCGTTGTTTTGCTGATCAGAGAATAAAGTTTTAACTTATAGGCTTTCGGATTTTGATATTGCCACTCAAAGCGGCTCGAAAAACGCTCTTGTGGACTGATGTAACCAATTTGTCCTTTGGTACTATAAGATTGAATTTGTTTGATTTTTTTGAGGTGCTGTTGCCACGTAATATCGTTTTTATCGATATGTTGAACATCGGTTGGGCGCTCTGCATCAAGAGTACAAGCGGATAAGATCACACTTGCAAATACAGGTGCTAGAAGAGATTTTAATAATTTCATAACAAAATATTTACTAAAAAATTGCGCATATTGTAAGGGGTAGTTTACTTTTAGTAAAGCTGGATTAAGCATTTAAGCGTGTTTTCTCCGCTTTCACCGCGGCAATTCTTCGACGCGTTAATTCATCTCGAATACCTTGTTTTTCAAAACCATCTGCAATGACTTGCTGTACATCAACAGCAAGGGCAGCTTGATAGAGCGCTTTGAGATAATCAATTTGTGGATATTCTTTATTTTCAAAGCCCGTTCGCCCGCGAGTATCAGATAAACATACTAATAGAAATTCTTCGAAGCGCTGAGGTTTACGCCAAACATCAAACGTATTAAAGAGTTTCACCACTGTTTCAGGGCGAAGTTCTAAGGCTTTATGCACATGCGTGTGATATTCACAAGTTAATTCGGATAATTCTTGAATATAATTAGGCACTCTAAGGCGTTTACATAATAAACGAGTCGGTTTAATCCCCGCTTTTTCGTGACCATGATGACTTGGCCAATTCTCTTTGGGGGTAAGGGCTTTACCCAGATCGTGACAAATTGCGGCAAAACGGACCGCACTTTTATTCAAATTGGTATTTTCTGTGAGTTTAACCGCTTGTTGCAATACGAGCATGGTATGAATGAAACTGTCAATTTCAGGATGATATTTGGCTGGATTCGGTACTCCATCTAAGGCGGCAATCTCAGGGAAGAGTACTTTGAGGGCGCCCACTTGATGCAGTGTTTCAAAATAAATTTCAGGATGTGGCTCATTTAATGCTTTTTCCGTTTCCATCCAAACACGCTCAGCCGTTAAGTGCGCAAGCTCACCTTGTTCAGTGAGTTCTGTCATTAATTTAAGGGTTTCTTCGGCAATAGAAAAACCTAAATGATGAAAGCGAGCCGCAAAGCGTGCAACACGTAATACACGCAGTGGATCTTCAGCAAAAGCAGGTGAAATATGACGTAAAATACGTTGATGAATATCCTCTACACCATGATAAGGATCGTGCAGCTTGCCATCTTTGTCTTGGGCAATAGCATTGATAGTAAGATCTCGGCGAATTAAATCTTGTTCAAGCGTAATCTCATCTGAAAAATCACAAATAAATCCGGTGTAACCTTTACCTGATTTTCGTTCTGTACGAGCAAGTGCATATTCTTCATGGCTTTCAGGATTGAGAAAAACAGGGAAGTCTTTGCCAACTTGTTGGTAACCTTGAGACAGCAACATTTCTGGCGTAGCGCCCACGACAACCCAGTCACGATCTTTTACTGGCAAACCTAAAAGTTGATCGCGTACAGCACCACCGACAAGATAAATTTCCATTTTACTCTCCCATCAATATATAAAGAAAAGGTAGGCAAATGCCTACCTCAATGATGAATCATTACCAACTATCACGACGTTTACGTCTAGGTAAAATGTGAGGTAATACTAGACCAATTAACAAACCTACGCCCAACACAGAACCGCCATAAATAAACCATTGAATCGCAATTTCACGTTTATTGGCATCAAGCATGGCTTCTAAATCACGATTTTTATTT is part of the Haemophilus parainfluenzae ATCC 33392 genome and harbors:
- a CDS encoding TIGR01777 family oxidoreductase produces the protein MNILVTGGTGFVGKALVESLLSRGDSVTVLTRSIEKAQAIFSEKTPQFLTALYTLKDLNTFDAVINLAGEPIFDKKWTVQQKEKLRHSRINLTQQIVQLINQSEHLPVLISGSATGIYGDRGEYVITEDTHPSSQFTAQLCIDWENAAKQANTRVCLVRTGLVLSPKGGAFAKMLPLYRFGLGGKLGNGKQYWSWIALEDMVKGLIFLLDHSNCEGAFNFTAPHPVKNKTFNQLLGQALHRPCFAQVPQFLLTSLLGERACILLDSQNAYPKHLLDCGFTFQYSELSDYFHKIL
- the mdh gene encoding malate dehydrogenase, whose translation is MKVAVLGAAGGIGQALALLLKLQLPAESELSLYDIAPVTPGVAKDVSHIPTAVKVEGFAGEDPTPALKGADVVLISAGVARKPGMDRSDLFNINAGIVRNLIEHIAKTCPKACVGIITNPVNTTVAIAAEVLKKAGVYDKRKLFGVTTLDVLRSETFVSELKGLNVSRTSVPVIGGHSGVTILPLLSQVQYAEWKEEEIAPLTKRIQNAGTEVVEAKAGGGSATLSMAQAAARFARSLVKGLSGETVVECTYVEGDGKYARFFAQPVRLGKEGVEEILPIGTLSKFEQDALEAMLPTLRADIELGEKFING
- the folC gene encoding bifunctional tetrahydrofolate synthase/dihydrofolate synthase; protein product: MNLKATSPLAEWLSYLENSHFKAIDLELERIKSVAEELDLLNPAPYVITVGGTNGKGTTCRLLETILLNYGLRVGVYSSPHLLRYNERVRIQNQDLPDEMHTASFDFIEKHKTQSLTYFEFSTLSALHLFKQAKLDVVILEVGLGGRLDATNIVDNDLAVITSIDIDHTDFLGSTREEISFEKAGIFRANKPVVIGEPNVPRPMLEQAEKLHCHVSRRDVNWSFKANEQTWMWQSNKVRLENLPFCQIPLANAATALAAVEQWPFDISVDTIKRSLIEVELVGRFQQLKGYLLEKLADRLNVPYSQLPKVIIDVGHNPHAAKYLAEKLIALKTQISGRIIAVCGMLKDKDAESVFSQLTSVIDQWHCVTLGGYRGQSGDDLNAKLTTVCPSAKSVSEDSVAEGVQSAVKNADKNDIVLVFGSFHTVGEFLEYLA
- the accD gene encoding acetyl-CoA carboxylase, carboxyltransferase subunit beta is translated as MSWIDRIFSKGTSSSASRKANVPEGVWTKCTSCEQVLYGEEVKRNLYVCPKCGHHMRIDARERLLALLDEGSSQELSADLEPKDILKFKDLKKYKDRITAAQKETGEKDALITMTGTLYNMPIVVAASNFSFMGGSMGSVVGAKFMKAAEKAMELNCPFVCFSASGGARMQEALFSLMQMAKTSAVLAKMREKGVPFISVLTDPTLGGVSASFAMLGDVNIAEPKALIGFAGPRVIEQTVREKLPEGFQRSEFLLEKGAIDMIVKRSEMRSTLGNLLSKLTNQPSPFVEVEVVENA
- the truA gene encoding tRNA pseudouridine(38-40) synthase TruA — encoded protein: MKIALGIEYNGKQYCGWQRQEKVRSVQEELEKALSFVANEKIEVFCAGRTDSGVHGTGQVVHFETTAVRPEKAWAFGTNANLPDDISVSWAKVVDDEFHARFSATARRYRYILYCNKLRSAILPEGITHCHLDLDEKKMHQAGQFLLGENDFSSFRAAQCQSNTPWRNVHHLNVVRKGQYVIVDIQANAFVHHMVRNIVGSLIEVGAGNQPVEWMKWLLEQKDRKLAAPTAKPEGLYLVNVIYPEKFAIPQKNLGPLFLEDNLI
- the argR gene encoding transcriptional regulator ArgR, with protein sequence MSDQLTKAFKELLNQERFASQSEIVDALKNQGFQTINQSKVSRMLSKFGAVRARNTKMEMVYCLPSELSVPATSSPLKNLVLDIDHNDFVIVIKTSPGAAQLIARLLDSIGKPEGILGTIAGDDTIFVTPTKETTIKSLLEQIQTLFESSL
- a CDS encoding ribose-phosphate pyrophosphokinase, coding for MPDIKLFAGNATPELAKKISERLYISLGDATVGRFSDGEIQVQINENVRGADVFIIQSTCAPTNDNLMELIVMVDALRRASAGRITAVVPYFGYARQDRRVRSARVPITAKVVADLLSTVGIDRLLTCDLHAEQIQGFFDVPVDNVFGSPVLLDDILKKTDLVNPIVVSPDIGGVVRARAVAKLLNDTEMAIIDKRRPRANVSQVMHIIGDVADRDCILVDDMIDTGGTLCKAAEALKERGAKRVFAYATHAVFSGAAAQHLASDAIDEIVVTDTVPLSPEMKALGKVRVLTLSTMLAEAIRRISNEESISAMFE
- a CDS encoding DedA family protein, which gives rise to MEFLISFFTDYGYWAVLFVLIICGFGVPIPEDITLVSGGVIAGLYPESVNSHLMLVVSMIGVLAGDSTMYWLGRIYGTRILRFRPMRKIVTLERLKMVREKFDQYGNRVLFVARFLPGLRAPIYMVSGITRRVSYTRFVLIDFCAAIISVPIWVYLGEFGAKNLDWLHEQIKKGQLVIYILIGILALFLFWKWKKAKKQAK
- the rplY gene encoding 50S ribosomal protein L25, which encodes MAFKFNAEVRQAQGKGASRRLRHNGQIPAIIYGGSEAPVSIILNHDELNNAQAHDSFYSDVITLVVEGKEVAVKVQAMQRHPFKPKLVHIDFKRA